The nucleotide window ACCTCAATCAAAGCCTTATTATGTTCTTGCCTTAAAACTAAAGTGACTTTTCCTCCTTTTAAGGTATGTTGAATGGAATTAATGACTAAATTCGTGACTAAACGATACAATTTTTCTTCCTCTCCCCTTACTTTTAAAGGTTGAGTAACTTGCATTTGAGCAATTAAGTTAATCTCTTCTCTATAGGCAAAAGCAGAAAATTCCTCAGCAATATCAGTAATTAAATCATTGAGAATAACTGTTTTTTCTAATAACTGATCATCGTTTGTTAATTGTCGTTCCATCCGACAAAGCATTAATAAATCGGCAACCAAAGCGGAAAGACGTTGGTTCTGTCGTTTAAGGGTGTGGAACGTTTCTCGGCTGTCTTTTTCGGTTAAAGTTGGTAACATTAAAGAAGATTCAATCGTTGCGCGAGTCGCAGCTAAAGGCGTTCTTAATTCATGGGCTGCATCAGCCGTAAATTGTTGAATTTGTTGGTAGGATTGGTAAATCGGTGCCATTGCTTTTCCCGCCAACCACCAACTCGCAAACATGACGAAAACAATGAGAATCGGCAATCCTAATACAATAATCCATTTGACATTTGCAACATAATTATCAAAAGCCTCTAGGTTTCTTCCGATTTGAAGATAGCCCCACGGTTGATTATTTTGGGTATGTAATTCTAGATAAATTTGCCGATAACGAATGCCATTAATATCCCTTAGATTTTTCCATTGTTGTTGATTATAATTGATTGATAAACCTTCTGGTTGTATGCCTGCTAGGGCGACTAACTCCCCAGATAAACCATAGAACTGTAAATAGTAATGATCTTGTTGCAGTGCCCCCGCTAATTGAGGGTTATTGTGAGTACAACTGGTTGTTTCTACACACAAAGTTGGGATTAGATTCTTAACCCGTTTATTTAATTGTCCAGGTTGTTCTAAAATCGGTTCTAAACTGTCATGAATTGTCCCGGCAACGGTTTCTAATTCTTGATTAATACTAATGCGATGGGCGTGCGCGATCGCTTCATAAACGCCTAATGCCGATACTCCTAAAATTAAACTTAAAACTCCGGCATACCACCTCGCTAATCGCCATCTGGTTTCTGTAAATAATTTGTTGTTATACATTTACATTGTCGTCTAATTTCTCTTGATTTCATCCTTTCAAAGAATTTAAAAATCATGGAAATAACTCCAAATATTTAAAATAGTCTGATTGAATTAAATTAAAATGTCTTCTATCTAAAGTTAAAATTTTTCTAATTTGATAACGTTCTGCTAAATAAATAGTGGTTGGTTTCATGGATTTTAAATTTTATATTCTGTTAGGAATCTTAAATCAGTTGTCAATTTCTGCATTTTATACTCTCTTTAATTCCCCTATCTCTATCGTTCTCTTTCAATCAATTCACCTTGTAGGTATTTATGTAAAATTTCTTGACTTAAATTAGGAATAGATTGACCAAGTTGTTCAGAGAGTTCTTGAAATTTTTGACTATCTTCTACAGATAAAGTCACTTCTATTTTTTGCTGATTGATTTGATGACTAGCATAAGTTTGATAACGCTTCATTTCTTGAGAGAGATTTTCAACACTTTCCCATTCTTTTTTTTCAACACTTTCTAACAGTTCTTTTTCTTCAGGATTGAGAGAATTCATGATGTGATTAACCTCCTAAGTATATTTTGGTCATTTTTCGACTAGGAATAATGGTTTTGAGAAATATCTCTAAATCATTTTCGACAAAGGGAACTAGATAAACATAATTATCTATTTTAACAATAAAAATCTTTTGACTGGGATATTTGTCA belongs to Cyanobacteria bacterium GSL.Bin1 and includes:
- a CDS encoding two-component sensor histidine kinase codes for the protein MYNNKLFTETRWRLARWYAGVLSLILGVSALGVYEAIAHAHRISINQELETVAGTIHDSLEPILEQPGQLNKRVKNLIPTLCVETTSCTHNNPQLAGALQQDHYYLQFYGLSGELVALAGIQPEGLSINYNQQQWKNLRDINGIRYRQIYLELHTQNNQPWGYLQIGRNLEAFDNYVANVKWIIVLGLPILIVFVMFASWWLAGKAMAPIYQSYQQIQQFTADAAHELRTPLAATRATIESSLMLPTLTEKDSRETFHTLKRQNQRLSALVADLLMLCRMERQLTNDDQLLEKTVILNDLITDIAEEFSAFAYREEINLIAQMQVTQPLKVRGEEEKLYRLVTNLVINSIQHTLKGGKVTLVLRQEHNKALIEVIDTGIGIPKEEQTLIFDRFYRVNKARSRDRGVSGLGLAIASAIALAHQGKIKVKSELGKGSIFTVCLPIII
- a CDS encoding antitoxin, which codes for MNSLNPEEKELLESVEKKEWESVENLSQEMKRYQTYASHQINQQKIEVTLSVEDSQKFQELSEQLGQSIPNLSQEILHKYLQGELIERER
- a CDS encoding toxin, translating into MKPFNWNREKNQQLQQKRGITFDNIIQAIEQGNLLDVIKHYNSDKYPSQKIFIVKIDNYVYLVPFVENDLEIFLKTIIPSRKMTKIYLGG